GTCCGAAGCGGAGCCGGCGGACGTCCTCCCCGCTGATGCCGGCGCGGGGCAACTCGGTGACGGTCACGTCGTCGTCGACCTCGGCCAGCTCTTCGCCGCGCCCGAACACGAACCACACGACGGCGAACAGCAGGCCGCCGACGAGCCCGAGGGCCGCCGCGTAGCCAATGACCATCATCATCGGATCACTCCTCGCCTCTCGTCCGGGGTCGCAGGCTGTCCATCGGTGGCCGGTCGGCGAGGACGGTCTCGGTCACCTGGGTGGCGAAGGATCCGTCCGCGGCGGCCGCGAACTGGACCAGCGGCGCCCCCGAGTCGGCGATGCCGCACCGACGCAACAGCGTTCCGACGATCTGCCGGCTCATCACGCCCAATTCGGTGAGGGGCCGGTGGCGGTGCATCCGGACGCCGAGGTTGACCTGACCGATCGCCTGCGGGCCGCGCGCCTCGAGCGTGTCGATGAGCAGCCCGATCTCCACCCCGTATCCGGGGGCGAAGGGCAGCGAGGCGAGCAGGTCGCGGGTCCCGGCGTATTCGCCGCCCAGCGGTTGGACGACGTGGCTCAGCTCCGGTCGCAGCGCGGCCAACAGCGGCCGGGCGACGAGTTCGGTGACGCGGCCGCCGCCGTCCTCGATGTGCTGTGCCGCGGTGCGCCACGGCCTGCGGTAGTAGCCCTTCACCAGCTCGATCTCGGGCTGGGTGAGGATCGGCCCCACCAGCTTCGGGACGAACATCGGGTCGGGGCGCACCAGGTCGGAGTCGATGAAGACGATGACGTCGGCGGTGGTCGCGGCGATCGAGCGCCACAGGACCTCGCCCTTGCCGTCCACCGGCGGCACCTCGGGCAGCGCCTCCTCGCGCCGGACCACCCGCGCACCGGCCGCGCGCGCGACGGCGACGGTGTCGTCGGTGGAACCGGAGTCGAGCACCACCAGGTCGTCGACGAGCCCGCCCAGCAGCGGCAGCACCGATTCGACCACCCCGGCGACCGTGTCGGATTCGTTCAGCGCCGGCAGCACGACCGCGACGCTGCGCCCGGCCTTTGCCTCGACGAGTTCGGCGACCGTCCACGTCGGCCGATCCCACACGCTGGGCAGTTCCGGTAGCGGCGCGGTCATGCGAGCCCCCGGACCGCGCGGCGCGGCGAGCGGCGCCCGGTGATCGCCGCGACCATGTCGACGACGCGGCGGGTGGCGGCGACCTCGTGGGCGCGGAAGATCGCGGCGCCGTGCTCGGCGGCCAGCGCCGTGGCGGCGAGTGTGCCGTCGAGGCGCTCGTCGAGTTCGACGCCCAGCGTCTCGCCGACGAAATCCTTGTTGCTCAGGGCCATCAGCACCGGGTAGCCGAGCGCGGCGAGCCGATCGGTGTGGCGCAGCAGCGCCAGCCCGTGATGGGTGTTCTTGCCGAAGTCGTGCGTCGGGTCGACGACGATCCCGTCGGCCCGCACCCCGGCCGCCGCCGCGCGGGCGGCGGCAGCCGCGAGATCGGCGACCACCGCGTCGACGACGCCGTCGGCGGTGCTGCCGTAGCGCACCCGGTGCGGCCGGGTCCGCGGCACGGCGCCGCCGGTGTGCGAGCAGACCAGACCCGCCCCGCGCCGGGCGGCGACCTCCACCAGCGCCGGGTCCGCTCCGGCCCAGGTGTCGTTGATCAGGTCGGCGCCGGCGTCGCAGGCCGATTCGGCGACGGCGGCCCGCCAGGTGTCCACGCTGATGACGATGTCGGGGAACTGTGCGCGCACCCAGGCGATGAACCCGACGACGCGCTCGGCCTCGGCGGCGGCGTCGACGGTCTCCCCCGGTCCGGCCTTCACGCCGCCGATGTCGACGATGTCGGCACCCTCCGCGACGACCTGTTCGACCCGGCGCCGCGCCGCGTCGTCGTCGAAACTCGCGCCGCGGTCGTAGAAGGAGTCGGGCGTGCGGTTGACGATCGCCATCACGAGGGCGCGATCGGCTGCCACCGGTCGCCCGCAGAGCGTGGAATCAGCGGGGGGCACGGGCTTGCGCCACGTCCTGGGCATATTCGTCGTAGGCGGTGACGAATCCGTCCGCTTTGCCCTTGAGCACGTAGAGCGGGTCTCCGCCGACGTCGGTGAACCCCTCCTCGCGCAGCTCGACCTTGCGGTTCTTGAACGTCGACGTGGCCTCGACGGCGCCGATGATCCGGACGAACAGCGGGATCGCGTAGACCGGCAGCGTCGCGTAGAGGTGTTTGGCCAGCTTCTCGCCGTCGAACCCCGCGCCGTCGCTCAGCGTGACCGCGGCCATGCCGGCCTTGCCGTCGCACCCGGGTACCTGCGCGCCGTAGACCACCGACTGCTCGATGCCGTCGAAGGTGTCCAGCGCCCGCTCGACCTCGGTCGTCGCGACGTTCTCACCCTTCCACCGGAAGGTGTCGCCGAGGCGGTCGACGAAGGCGATGTGGCCCCAACCGACTTCGCGGACGAGGTCGCCCGAGTTGAACCAGGAGTCGCCCTTCTTGAAGCCGTCGCGGATGATCTTCTTCTCCGTCGCGGAGCTGTCGGTGTAGCCGTCGAGCGGCACCCGCTCGCTGATCTCGGAGATGAGCAGCCCGGGTTCCCCCTTGCGCACCGCGCGCAGCCGCCCGGCGGAGTCCCGCTTGGCCTCACCGGTCTCCTGGTCGTATTCGACGACCTTGAACGGCAGCGGGCAGAACCCGGCGGTCTTGGCGACGGTGAAGACGTTGACGAAGGCCAGGTTGAGTTCGCTTGCACCGTAGAACTCGACGATCCGCTTGATGCCGAAGCGCTGGGCGAACTCGTCCCAGATCTCCGGGCGCATCCCGTTGCCGACGGCCAGGCGCACCCCGTGGGTGCGGTCGGTCGACTTGGGCGGCTGGGCCAGCAGGTAGCGGCACAGTTCGCCGATGTAGCAGAAGGCGGTGGCCCGGTTGAGGATGACGTCCTCCCAGAACCGCGACGCGGAGAACTGCTTGGCGATCGCGACGCAGGCGCCGGCGGCGAGCACCGCGCCGAGGGACACCGAGAGCGCGTTGTTGTGGTACAGCGGCAGCGGGACGTACATGGTGTCCGACGGGCGCAGGCGCACCGCCATGCCGCCGATGCCCGACATGTTGGCCAGCCAGCGGTTGTGGCTCATGACGCTGGCCTTGGGCAGACCGGTCGTGCCGGAGGTGAAGATGTAGAACGCGTTGGTCGAGGCGGGCAGCGTCGCGGTGACCGCCGGGTTCGTCGCGGGACGCTTCGCCGACGCGGCGTCGAACTGCGTGTAGTCGTAGCGGTGTGCTGGCAGGCAATCCGGCGAGATCGACCCGAAGGACTCGGCGCATTCCGGGTCGAACACGATGACCTTGGCACCGAGCAGCTTCATGGAGTGGTCGGCGACCTCGCCCTGCTGGTTGTAGTTCATCATCCCGGCGACGGCGCCGAGCTTGACCGCGGCCAACGTCAGGTACAGCAGCGTCGGCGAGTTCTTGCCCAGCAGCGCCACCACGTCACCGGTGACCACGCCGTCGGCGGCGAGTTGGGCGGCATAGCGGTTGACGATGGCGTTGGCCTCGCCGTAGGTGGTCGTGTTGCCCTCGAAGCGGACGAAGGGCCGCTGCGGGTGCTTGCCGGCGTGCTGTTGGAACACGCTGCCGATGGTCTTGCGCGCATCGGCGGGCCGGTGGATCAGTCCGGGTGCGTGGCGCAGCATGAGCGGGGCCGACGGAACCATGTCGACCACGCCCTTGGCCAGATCGGTCAGCCTCACCTTGGTCGTGGCGTTTGCGCTGTTGGGCACGAAAATCCCCCTCATCGTCGAGTCTGCGAACATCCTACTGTCGGGTAACGGCGGTCACAGCATCGGCCACCGTCGCGACGACCCGCATGCGGTTCAACGCGTCCGCGGCGACGAATCCCTCGCCGCGCAGCTCGTCGAGCCAGGAGAGCAACGGCTGGTAGAAACCATCCGCGTCGAGCAGGACGACGGGCTTGTCGTGCTCGCCCAGATAGCCGCCGGTCCAGGTCTCGAACAGCTCCTCGAGCGTGCCGATGCCGCCGGGCAGCGTGATGAAGCCGTCGGCCCGCACCTCCATGAGGCGTTTGCGCTCGCGCATGGTGTCGGTGACGATCAGCTCGTCGCTGTCGTGGTCGGCGGCCTCCCGCTCGACGAGGTGGCCGGGGATGATGCCGACCGTCTTGCCCCCGGCGGCCCGCGTCGCCGCGCCGACCGCGCCCATCATGGAGACGTGGCCGCCGCCGCTGATCAACGTGTGCCCACCCGCGCCGAGTGCCGTGCCCAGGTCCGCCGCGAGGTCGATGTAGCGCTGCGGAACCGGCCCGGAGGCGCAGTAGACGCAGATGTCGGCCACTATTTCGCCTCCCGCGCCGCGCGGGATTCGGCCAGGATCTCGACCACTTCTTCCGGGGTGTCGACGACGCTGATCAGCCCGGGATCACCCGGCGACACCATGCCCTCGGCGACGAGTCGGTCGGTGATCCACTCGTGCAGTCCGGCCCAGAATTCGCGGCCCACCAGGATGATCGGGAACTGCGTCACCTTGTGCGTCTGCACCAGGGTCAACGCCTCGAACAGCTCGTCGAGGGTGCCGAATCCGCCGGGGAGGCAGACGAAGGCCTGCGCGTATTTCACGAACATCGTCTTGCGGGCGAAGAAGTAGCGGAAGTTCAGGCCGATGTCGATGAACGGGTTGAGGTGTTGCTCGAACGGTAGCTCGATCCCCAGCCCGATGGAGCACGCGCCGGCCTGGCGCGCACCGCGGTTGACCGACTCCATGCTCCCCGGGCCGCCGCCGGTGATCACCGCATACCCGGCTGCGCCGAGGGCACGGCCCAGGTCGACGCCGAGTTCGTAGCCGGGGGTGCCCAACGCGGTGCGCGCGGAGCCGAAGACGGTGACCGCGTCCTCGACGTGCAGCAGGGCGTCGAAGCCGTCGACGAAATCGGCCTGGATGCGCAGCACGCGCCAGGAGTCGTCGAGTTTGGTCTGGTTGACCTCGGCCTGGCTGCGCGGCGGGCGGCGGTTGAGCAACCGCCGGTCGGAGGTTTCGATCTCGCTCATGCCGGCTCTCCCTGCAGGTAGTCGCGCAGCACTCGGTGCACGGTGTGGATCTCCGCGACGGCGACGTGCTCGTCGCACATGTGGGCGATGCTCGGATCGCCCGGGCCGAAGTTGACCGCGGGGATCCCCCGCGCGGCGAATCGGGAGACGTCGGTCCAGCCGTACTTGGCGCGGAACCTCCCGTCGGCGGCGGCGACCAGTTCGGCGGCGGCGGGATTCGACAGACCGGGCAGCGCGCCGGGGGCGCTGTCGGTCAACTCGACGGTCAGCTCGTCGCCGCCCGGCGCCGAGGCGATCACGTCGCGCACATGCGCCAATGCCTGCTCGGCGCTGCGGTCGGGTGCGAACCGGAAGTTGATGTCGACGCTCGCCGCATCGGGCACGACGTTCCCGGCGACCCCGCCGGTCACCGCGACGGCCTGCAACCCCTCCCGGTATTCGCAGCCGTCGATGTCGACCCGGCGCGGCTCGTAGGCGGCGAGGACGCCCAGCAGGCCGCCCAGCCGATGGATCGCGTTCTGGCCCATCCAGGCCCGCGCGGTGTGGGAACGGGTGCCAGACGCGCTCACCCGCACCCGCAGGGTGCCCTGGCAGCCCGCCTCGATCAGCCCTCCGGTCGGCTCGCCCAGGATGGCCACGTCGGCCTCGAGCCACTCCGGCAGTTCCTCCTCGATGACGCCGAGACCGTTGAACTCGGCGGCGATCTCCTCGCAGTCGTAGAAGACCAGCGTCAGATCGTGGCGCGGCTGCTCGAGGGTGGCGGCGAGGTGCAGGAACACCGCGTCGCCCGACTTCATGTCGACGCTGCCGCAGCCGTGGATGACGTCTCCCCCGGGACGCGACTCCCAGCGGTGGGGCAGGTTGTCGGCGAGGGGGACGGTGTCGAGGTGACCGGCCAGCAGGACGCGCCGCTCCCGCCCGAGGCTGGTGCGGGCGAGCACGCGGTTGCCGTTGCGGACCACCTCGAAACCGCTGGTCTGCCGGCGCAGCGCCGCTTCCACCGCATCGGCGATCGCCGCTTCGTCGCGGGACACGCTGGGGATGTCGATCAGGGCGGCGGTCAGCTGCGCCGGGTCGGCGCGCAAGTCCAATGCCATGGCGCTCGATCCTACCGGGCGCCCCGGTAGGATTGCCCGACGTGAGCACCCAAGGAGCATTCGCCGTCGGCATCGCCACGGTCACCGACACCGACACCGTCCTGGACACCTGGTTCCCCGCACCCGAATTGGGCGTCGCCTCCGAGACGGGCACGACGGTGCTCTCCGGCAACGACGTGCCCGCCGAGCTGGCCGACCTGGTCGGCTCCGACGAGCTGCGCGGTGTGCGGACCGTCGCGGTCCGCACGTCCATCGCCGACCTGTCCGCCGCCCCCACCGACGCGCATGACGTGTACCTGCGCCTGCATCTGCTCTCCCATCGGCTCGTCGCCCCGCACGGGGTCAACCTGGACGGCCAATTCGGCCTCCTCACCAACGTCGTGTGGACCAACTTCGGCCCCTGCGCCGTCGAGGGCTTCGAGCAGGTCCGCGCCAAGCTGCGCACCCGCGGGCACGTCACGATCCTCTCCATCGACAAGTTCCCCCGCATGGTCGACTACGTCGTCCCGGCCGGCGTCCGCATCGGCGACGCCGACCGCGTGCGCCTCGGCGCCCACCTGGCGTCGGGGACCACCGTCATGCACGAGGGCTTCGTCAACTTCAACGCCGGCACCCTGGGCGATTCGATGGTCGAGGGCCGCATCTCCGCGGGCGTCGTCGTGGGCGAGGGCTCCGACATCGGCGGCGGCGCGTCGACGATGGGCACCCTCTCCGGCGGCGGCAAGGAGATCATCTCGCTGGGACGGCGCTGCCTGCTCGGCGCGAACTCCGGCTGCGGCATCCCGCTGGGCGACGACTGCGTCATCGAGGCGGGCCTCTACGTCACCGCGGGCACGAAGGTCGTGGGGCCGGACGGATCGGAGGCCAAGGCCCGTGACCTGGCCGGCCAGTCGAACATCCTGTTCCGGCGCAACAGCACCACCGGCGTCGTCGAGGTCGTGCCGTGGAAGGGCGACGGCATCGCCCTCAACGACGCGCTGCACAAGAACGACTGAGGATCGCGGCGTAGCGTCGAGTCCGTGGATGCACAGCGGTGGGCCCGGACCGACGACTACCTCGAGCGGACCGTCGCCGACGATGCGACGGGATTCGACTTCATCCGGCGGGCGCAGGCCGACGCCGGACTGCCCGACATCGCGGTTTCGCCGACACAGGGCAAGTTCCTCTACCTGCTGGCCCGGATCGCGCGGGCGCGCCGGATCCTGGAGATCGGCACACTCGGCGGCTACAGCACCGCGTGGCTGGCGAAGGCCGTCGGCGCCGACGGCCTCGTCGTGACGCTGGAGTACGAGCGCGCACATGCCGAGGTCGCCGGTGCCAGTCTGGCCAAGGCCGGTCTCATCGACCGCGTCGACATCCGGGTCGGGGCCGCCCTGGACCTGCTGGACTCGGTCACCGGCCCGTTCGACCTGGTCTTCATCGACGCCGACAAGGCCAACAACCCGAACTACCTGACGCAGGCGCTGCGGCTCACCGGGCCGGGGGCCGTCATCGTCGTCGACAACGTGGTGCGCCGGATCGACGAGGACGGACCGGATGCCGACGGGACGCGGCGGGCGCTGGAGATGCTCGGCTCCGATCCGCGGTTGGATGCGACGGCGCTGCAGACCGTCGGGGTCAAGGGTTGGGACGGATTCGCGGTGGCGGTCGTCAAATGAGCGCCGGGCACACGGTCGTGATCGATCTGCCGACCGGCACGGCCGAAGCCTTCCTCGCCGGTGCCGGCCCCGGGGTGCTGCTCTACATGGATGCCATCGGGCTGCGGCCCCAGATCGAGGCGATGGCACAGCGCATCGCCTCCTGGGGATACACCGTCCTCGCGCCGAACGTGTTCTGGCGCGACGGGACCGCGGCCGAGCTGGCCCCGAAGACGGATCTGCGGATCCCCGGCAACCGCGAGGCCTTCTTCGCCTCGGGGGTGATGGACCGGGTCGCGGCCCTCACGCCGACCGTTGTCCGCGACGACGCGCGCGTCTGGCTGGACACGCTGGCCGAGCACGCCTCCGCCGGACCGGTCGCGGCCGTCGGCTACTGTTTCGGCGGCCGGCTGGCATTGCGGACCGCCGCCGACTTCCCCGACCGGGTCGCCGCGGTCGGCCTCTTCCACAGCGGCGGCCTCGTCGTCGACGGCCCGGACAGCCCGCATCTGCTCCTGCCGCGGGTGGGCGCCCGGGTGCTGGCCGGGCACGCCGACCACGATCGATCCAACTCGCCCGAGCAGATCGCCGCCTTCGACGAGGCACTGACCTCGGCCGGGATCGAGCACGCCACGGCGGTCTACCCCGACGCGCCGCACGGCTACACGATGGCGGACACCCCGATGTATCAGGAGACGGGCGCACAGCGGCACTACGACGAGCTGCGCGAACTCCTCGCCCAGGCGTTGGTGCCTTAGGACGCTGGCGCGACGAGGCGACGGGCGGCTTGCGCGATCTGCTCGTCGGAGGCGGTCAGCGCGATGCGGACGTGCGTGGCGCCGGCCGGGCCGTAGAAATCTCCCGGAGCGGCGAGGATGCCGCGCTGCGCGAGCCAGTGATGGGTGACGCGGGCATCCTCGTCGCGGGTGGCCCACAGGTAGAGCCCCGCCTCGGAATGGTCGACGCGCAGCCCGGCCTCGACCACGGCGGGCAGCAGCACGTCGCGCCGCGCCCGGTAACGGGCGGCCTGCTCGTCGACGTGGCGGTCGTCGGTCAGCGCCGCGGTCATGGCCGCCTGGATCGGGAAGGGCACCATCAGCCCCGCGTGCTTGCGCACGGCGAGCAATTCCCCGACGAGATCGGCGTCCCCGGCGAAGAAACCGGCCCGGTACGAGGCCAGGTTGGAGATCTTCGAGAGCGAATGCACCGCGATCAGGCCGCTGACGTCACCGTCGCAGACGCGCGGGTCGAGCACCGAGACCGGTTCGGCCTCCCACGCCAGGCCCAGGTAGCACTCGTCGGAGACCACCACCGCGCCGCGTTCGCGCGCCCAACCCACGGCGGCACGCATCTGCTCGACGCCCATGACGGCGCCGGTCGGGTTCGACGGGGAGTTGAGGAACACCAGCGCCGGGTCGGCGCCCTCG
This genomic interval from Gordonia sp. X0973 contains the following:
- the dapD gene encoding 2,3,4,5-tetrahydropyridine-2,6-dicarboxylate N-succinyltransferase is translated as MSTQGAFAVGIATVTDTDTVLDTWFPAPELGVASETGTTVLSGNDVPAELADLVGSDELRGVRTVAVRTSIADLSAAPTDAHDVYLRLHLLSHRLVAPHGVNLDGQFGLLTNVVWTNFGPCAVEGFEQVRAKLRTRGHVTILSIDKFPRMVDYVVPAGVRIGDADRVRLGAHLASGTTVMHEGFVNFNAGTLGDSMVEGRISAGVVVGEGSDIGGGASTMGTLSGGGKEIISLGRRCLLGANSGCGIPLGDDCVIEAGLYVTAGTKVVGPDGSEAKARDLAGQSNILFRRNSTTGVVEVVPWKGDGIALNDALHKND
- a CDS encoding dienelactone hydrolase family protein, encoding MSAGHTVVIDLPTGTAEAFLAGAGPGVLLYMDAIGLRPQIEAMAQRIASWGYTVLAPNVFWRDGTAAELAPKTDLRIPGNREAFFASGVMDRVAALTPTVVRDDARVWLDTLAEHASAGPVAAVGYCFGGRLALRTAADFPDRVAAVGLFHSGGLVVDGPDSPHLLLPRVGARVLAGHADHDRSNSPEQIAAFDEALTSAGIEHATAVYPDAPHGYTMADTPMYQETGAQRHYDELRELLAQALVP
- the dapE gene encoding succinyl-diaminopimelate desuccinylase; the protein is MALDLRADPAQLTAALIDIPSVSRDEAAIADAVEAALRRQTSGFEVVRNGNRVLARTSLGRERRVLLAGHLDTVPLADNLPHRWESRPGGDVIHGCGSVDMKSGDAVFLHLAATLEQPRHDLTLVFYDCEEIAAEFNGLGVIEEELPEWLEADVAILGEPTGGLIEAGCQGTLRVRVSASGTRSHTARAWMGQNAIHRLGGLLGVLAAYEPRRVDIDGCEYREGLQAVAVTGGVAGNVVPDAASVDINFRFAPDRSAEQALAHVRDVIASAPGGDELTVELTDSAPGALPGLSNPAAAELVAAADGRFRAKYGWTDVSRFAARGIPAVNFGPGDPSIAHMCDEHVAVAEIHTVHRVLRDYLQGEPA
- a CDS encoding long-chain-acyl-CoA synthetase yields the protein MRGIFVPNSANATTKVRLTDLAKGVVDMVPSAPLMLRHAPGLIHRPADARKTIGSVFQQHAGKHPQRPFVRFEGNTTTYGEANAIVNRYAAQLAADGVVTGDVVALLGKNSPTLLYLTLAAVKLGAVAGMMNYNQQGEVADHSMKLLGAKVIVFDPECAESFGSISPDCLPAHRYDYTQFDAASAKRPATNPAVTATLPASTNAFYIFTSGTTGLPKASVMSHNRWLANMSGIGGMAVRLRPSDTMYVPLPLYHNNALSVSLGAVLAAGACVAIAKQFSASRFWEDVILNRATAFCYIGELCRYLLAQPPKSTDRTHGVRLAVGNGMRPEIWDEFAQRFGIKRIVEFYGASELNLAFVNVFTVAKTAGFCPLPFKVVEYDQETGEAKRDSAGRLRAVRKGEPGLLISEISERVPLDGYTDSSATEKKIIRDGFKKGDSWFNSGDLVREVGWGHIAFVDRLGDTFRWKGENVATTEVERALDTFDGIEQSVVYGAQVPGCDGKAGMAAVTLSDGAGFDGEKLAKHLYATLPVYAIPLFVRIIGAVEATSTFKNRKVELREEGFTDVGGDPLYVLKGKADGFVTAYDEYAQDVAQARAPR
- a CDS encoding O-methyltransferase, with the protein product MDAQRWARTDDYLERTVADDATGFDFIRRAQADAGLPDIAVSPTQGKFLYLLARIARARRILEIGTLGGYSTAWLAKAVGADGLVVTLEYERAHAEVAGASLAKAGLIDRVDIRVGAALDLLDSVTGPFDLVFIDADKANNPNYLTQALRLTGPGAVIVVDNVVRRIDEDGPDADGTRRALEMLGSDPRLDATALQTVGVKGWDGFAVAVVK
- a CDS encoding DivIVA domain-containing protein, encoding MMMVIGYAAALGLVGGLLFAVVWFVFGRGEELAEVDDDVTVTELPRAGISGEDVRRLRFGLVFRGYKQAEVDWALEKLAREIDELRGVAQALRDREQGGREGGH
- a CDS encoding glucosyl-3-phosphoglycerate synthase is translated as MTAPLPELPSVWDRPTWTVAELVEAKAGRSVAVVLPALNESDTVAGVVESVLPLLGGLVDDLVVLDSGSTDDTVAVARAAGARVVRREEALPEVPPVDGKGEVLWRSIAATTADVIVFIDSDLVRPDPMFVPKLVGPILTQPEIELVKGYYRRPWRTAAQHIEDGGGRVTELVARPLLAALRPELSHVVQPLGGEYAGTRDLLASLPFAPGYGVEIGLLIDTLEARGPQAIGQVNLGVRMHRHRPLTELGVMSRQIVGTLLRRCGIADSGAPLVQFAAAADGSFATQVTETVLADRPPMDSLRPRTRGEE
- the dapC gene encoding succinyldiaminopimelate transaminase, translated to MAAVGRERRRVSAALPDFPWDTIAGARATAAAHPGGIVDLSVGTPVDPVDPLIRDALTAASEFPGYPTTVGTRELREAATAALTRRYGSVELAQNQILPVIGTKEAIASICGLLGVGAGDTVVIPQVAYPTYEVSALLAGATAVRADADGIAEGADPALVFLNSPSNPTGAVMGVEQMRAAVGWARERGAVVVSDECYLGLAWEAEPVSVLDPRVCDGDVSGLIAVHSLSKISNLASYRAGFFAGDADLVGELLAVRKHAGLMVPFPIQAAMTAALTDDRHVDEQAARYRARRDVLLPAVVEAGLRVDHSEAGLYLWATRDEDARVTHHWLAQRGILAAPGDFYGPAGATHVRIALTASDEQIAQAARRLVAPAS
- a CDS encoding TIGR00730 family Rossman fold protein is translated as MSEIETSDRRLLNRRPPRSQAEVNQTKLDDSWRVLRIQADFVDGFDALLHVEDAVTVFGSARTALGTPGYELGVDLGRALGAAGYAVITGGGPGSMESVNRGARQAGACSIGLGIELPFEQHLNPFIDIGLNFRYFFARKTMFVKYAQAFVCLPGGFGTLDELFEALTLVQTHKVTQFPIILVGREFWAGLHEWITDRLVAEGMVSPGDPGLISVVDTPEEVVEILAESRAAREAK
- the folP gene encoding dihydropteroate synthase encodes the protein MPRTWRKPVPPADSTLCGRPVAADRALVMAIVNRTPDSFYDRGASFDDDAARRRVEQVVAEGADIVDIGGVKAGPGETVDAAAEAERVVGFIAWVRAQFPDIVISVDTWRAAVAESACDAGADLINDTWAGADPALVEVAARRGAGLVCSHTGGAVPRTRPHRVRYGSTADGVVDAVVADLAAAAARAAAAGVRADGIVVDPTHDFGKNTHHGLALLRHTDRLAALGYPVLMALSNKDFVGETLGVELDERLDGTLAATALAAEHGAAIFRAHEVAATRRVVDMVAAITGRRSPRRAVRGLA
- a CDS encoding TIGR00730 family Rossman fold protein, with product MADICVYCASGPVPQRYIDLAADLGTALGAGGHTLISGGGHVSMMGAVGAATRAAGGKTVGIIPGHLVEREAADHDSDELIVTDTMRERKRLMEVRADGFITLPGGIGTLEELFETWTGGYLGEHDKPVVLLDADGFYQPLLSWLDELRGEGFVAADALNRMRVVATVADAVTAVTRQ